The following are from one region of the Rhodopirellula sp. P2 genome:
- a CDS encoding uracil-DNA glycosylase encodes MLELPRNDRFFDAKTLPRLLMTSLENDLDPGEAREATGELLAHLQRVGIRFIPQPNAESVESWQSRWQQTVAPPTEEAALPEGTQPTPPSVASTAAADPATIAPDVKTPPRAPQHRLQPVESFSVSDDPYPGKNLPIADRETELANLASVVAGCTKCSMLAKCRTQTVFGEGNSAARFAFLGEAPGADEDRLGRPFIGRAGQLLDKMVQACKLQREDIYLLNTVKCRPPENRNPEPTELDNCRSYYEQQLQILRPEYIVCLGAISAHSLLKTKLSVGRLRQQFHQYHESKVLVIYHPAYLLRNPEAKKAAWADLQLLMRDAGLA; translated from the coding sequence TTGCTCGAACTTCCCCGCAATGACCGTTTTTTTGACGCGAAAACGCTTCCTCGGTTGCTCATGACCTCCCTAGAAAACGACCTCGATCCCGGCGAAGCTCGCGAAGCCACGGGAGAACTGCTGGCTCACCTGCAACGGGTCGGCATCCGATTCATCCCCCAACCGAATGCGGAATCGGTCGAATCGTGGCAATCACGCTGGCAACAGACCGTCGCCCCCCCCACCGAGGAAGCTGCACTGCCCGAGGGCACGCAACCCACCCCCCCCTCAGTGGCCAGCACGGCAGCAGCCGATCCGGCAACGATCGCCCCGGACGTCAAAACCCCGCCCCGAGCCCCTCAACATCGCTTGCAACCGGTCGAGTCGTTCTCGGTCTCTGACGATCCCTACCCCGGAAAGAACCTGCCGATTGCCGACCGCGAAACGGAACTGGCCAATTTGGCGTCCGTCGTGGCGGGATGCACCAAGTGCAGCATGTTGGCCAAGTGCCGAACCCAAACGGTCTTTGGCGAAGGCAATTCTGCCGCCCGGTTTGCGTTCTTGGGAGAAGCCCCCGGTGCGGACGAGGATCGACTCGGGCGTCCGTTCATCGGACGTGCAGGGCAGTTGCTCGACAAAATGGTCCAAGCCTGCAAACTTCAACGCGAAGACATTTACTTGCTCAACACGGTCAAATGCCGACCGCCTGAGAACCGCAATCCGGAACCCACCGAACTCGACAATTGTCGCTCATACTATGAGCAACAGCTTCAGATTCTGCGACCTGAATACATCGTGTGCCTCGGTGCAATCAGCGCTCATTCGTTGCTGAAGACCAAACTGTCGGTCGGTCGACTTCGACAACAGTTCCACCAGTATCACGAGAGCAAGGTGCTGGTGATCTATCACCCCGCGTACCTGTTGAGAAATCCAGAGGCCAAGAAGGCGGCTTGGGCTGACCTTCAGCTGCTGATGCGGGACGCAGGTTTGGCGTGA
- a CDS encoding TM2 domain-containing protein, protein MSTQLDHSQPSTSPAPGYLPPPETHSVVIGYIVWIFGFFGAHRFYYGKQITGTIWFFTLGLAGIGWLIDLFLIPGMDRRAQMRFTTGPVDYTIAWILLTFLGLFGIHRFYLEKWFTGVIYLLTGGLFGLGWLYDLWTLNEQVDQYNRRAASTN, encoded by the coding sequence ATGTCGACACAACTCGATCATTCCCAGCCATCAACGTCCCCCGCACCCGGCTATCTGCCTCCGCCCGAAACCCATTCGGTTGTGATCGGCTACATCGTTTGGATCTTCGGATTCTTTGGTGCTCACCGGTTCTATTACGGGAAACAAATCACGGGCACGATTTGGTTCTTCACGCTTGGACTGGCGGGAATCGGCTGGTTGATCGATCTGTTTTTGATTCCGGGGATGGATCGCCGGGCTCAAATGCGTTTCACCACGGGGCCGGTGGACTACACGATCGCGTGGATTTTGTTGACGTTTCTCGGATTGTTTGGGATCCATCGCTTCTACCTCGAAAAATGGTTCACCGGTGTCATCTATCTCTTGACCGGAGGATTGTTTGGGCTGGGCTGGCTCTACGATCTTTGGACGCTGAACGAACAAGTCGACCAGTACAACCGCCGGGCGGCGTCCACGAATTGA
- the der gene encoding ribosome biogenesis GTPase Der yields the protein MPVPQVAIVGRPNVGKSSVFNWLARRRLAIVDNFEGVTRDRMTTLIESDDQFFELVDTGGMGVEDADDLTSDVRRQIDMAIASADVILLVVDVQTGLMPLDQEVVERLRGVERPVILVANKADQEHQDIHADEFRQLGRGHLITVSTTQNRHRDDLIQVIVDRLPEKDEDLVAPQSSMKVAIVGRRNVGKSTFVNTLAESDRMIVSEVAGTTRDSVDVRFEIDGQTFLAIDTPGLRKRKSIRTDLDFYGSHRAQRSVRRADVVLMFFDALEKVSKVDKQLVGYIMEHHKPVLFVVNKWDKVDKEVPTEHWVKYLRHQFTTLSYAPIAFITGQTGRNVKAVMNHAAMLYKQAQSRVSTGELNRILRAAIDQHPPAMYQGRRPKIFYATQVSTEPPTVVVMCTDPKAFTHDYQRYLIAWMRDHLPFGEVPIKLYLQQRSRSEAKAERSGQGRSFDS from the coding sequence ATGCCAGTCCCTCAAGTCGCCATCGTCGGTCGTCCCAATGTCGGCAAGAGCAGTGTGTTCAATTGGCTCGCACGCCGACGTCTCGCTATCGTTGATAACTTCGAAGGCGTGACGCGTGATCGAATGACCACCTTGATCGAGTCCGACGATCAGTTTTTTGAACTGGTCGACACGGGCGGAATGGGGGTCGAAGACGCCGACGACCTGACCAGCGATGTGCGCCGGCAAATTGACATGGCGATCGCTTCGGCGGACGTGATCCTGTTGGTCGTTGACGTGCAAACCGGGTTGATGCCGCTGGATCAAGAAGTCGTCGAACGCCTGCGGGGAGTGGAACGCCCCGTGATCTTGGTCGCCAACAAAGCGGACCAAGAGCACCAGGACATTCACGCCGATGAATTCCGCCAGCTCGGGCGCGGGCACCTGATCACCGTCAGCACGACTCAGAACCGGCACCGGGACGATCTGATCCAAGTCATCGTGGATCGGCTGCCCGAGAAAGACGAGGACTTGGTGGCTCCGCAGTCCTCCATGAAGGTGGCGATCGTCGGGCGTCGTAACGTTGGCAAAAGCACCTTCGTCAACACATTGGCGGAATCCGATCGGATGATCGTTAGCGAAGTCGCTGGGACAACCCGAGACAGTGTCGACGTGCGATTCGAAATCGACGGGCAAACGTTCCTGGCGATCGACACACCGGGGCTTCGCAAACGCAAATCCATTCGAACCGACTTGGACTTTTACGGTAGCCACCGGGCACAACGCAGCGTCCGTCGTGCGGACGTGGTGCTGATGTTCTTTGATGCCTTGGAAAAAGTCAGCAAGGTCGACAAGCAGCTCGTCGGCTACATCATGGAACACCACAAACCGGTGCTCTTCGTGGTCAATAAATGGGACAAGGTCGACAAAGAAGTGCCCACGGAACATTGGGTCAAATACCTGCGTCACCAATTCACCACGTTGTCCTACGCTCCGATCGCGTTCATCACCGGTCAAACTGGACGCAACGTCAAAGCGGTGATGAACCACGCCGCGATGCTTTACAAGCAAGCTCAAAGTCGAGTGTCCACAGGGGAGCTCAACCGGATTCTCCGAGCCGCGATCGACCAGCATCCACCGGCGATGTACCAAGGTCGTCGTCCCAAAATTTTCTACGCGACTCAGGTTTCGACCGAGCCACCCACGGTGGTCGTGATGTGCACCGACCCCAAAGCCTTCACCCATGATTACCAACGTTATCTGATCGCCTGGATGCGCGACCACCTGCCGTTTGGTGAAGTTCCGATCAAGCTGTACCTGCAACAACGCAGTCGCTCCGAAGCCAAAGCGGAACGCTCGGGCCAAGGCCGATCATTCGATTCGTAA
- a CDS encoding Flp family type IVb pilin: MSQRPFLRSIKRFLLEEDGPTAVEYAVMLSLIIVTAAAGISILVTETSNSLSHSSDAIAN, from the coding sequence ATGTCCCAGCGACCCTTCTTGCGATCGATCAAGCGATTTTTGCTCGAAGAAGATGGCCCCACTGCCGTCGAGTACGCCGTGATGCTGTCACTGATCATCGTGACCGCCGCGGCGGGAATCAGCATTTTGGTGACCGAGACAAGCAATAGCTTGAGCCATTCGTCTGACGCCATCGCCAACTGA